The Sphingobacterium lactis sequence CCACATTCCCCATCATGGCCGCACTTGTTGGTAAGTTACCTGCGATAGCCGTAAAGTTGAATGGTGTCAAAGCAAATACGAAACCTTCAAGTGGGCGTTGCTCCACTCTGTTCCATACATTCTTCGGACTGATCGGCGGTTGTTGCTGATAGATCTCCGTCATGTACTTCACGTTGAAACGTAAGAAGTCAGCGATCTCACAAGCAGAGTCGATTTCCGCTTGGTATGGGTTCTTGGATTGACCCAACATGGTCGCCGCGTTCAACTTGTAACGGTATTTTGTAGAAATCAATTCGGCAGCTTTCAAGAAGATAGCGGCGCGTTGTTCCCAAGGCAAGTTTTCCCAGTCATTCTTTGCTGCTAAAGCGGCATTGATCGCATTGGTAACATCTTGCTTCGTTCCTTGATTATAATAACCCAATACATGTTGGTGATCATGCGGAGGTGTGATTTTTACTTTCTTGCTGCTGCGAACTTCTTCTCCACCAATGTACATGGGGATATCCAATTCAGTCGCTCTTGCTGCTGCAATCGCTTCTTTCAATAAAGTTCTTTCTTTTGTTCCTGGTGCATATGAATACACCGGCTCATTGGTTGGCGTCGGAACGTTAAAAAATCCTTTTAACATAATGCTATTGTTTTATTTAATTTTTTTAAATGATAAACATCAATTTCCCAATAACCGTAACCATGCTGTTGGACAGGATACAGTGTAGGAAAATTACACCCCGAAGTTACGCATAATAGTTATTTTCTGTGAAACATATACCTGCTTATTGTTAACCTATTTTGTTCTTTTTGCATATATATGACAAGTATAATAGCCAATTCTGTTTTATTTTGGCAGAATCGGTTTATGTCACCTTTATATTCTTTTCATGCTTCCATTTCGGTTACGGTTCAAATAGATGTAAACCCTTTTTTTCATAGTGTCCGCCGTGTAATACGCACTGAAATGTTTGAAATTTTCGGGGTACCTTGTCCGACATGCGAGCGTGGTGAGAGCGTACTGAGAGCGAGGTGAGAGCGTGTCTATAGACACGCTCTCACCACGTTTACACCTCGGATTCACCTCGAACAAGGTCCAAACGTCGCTCAGTCCCATTCAGGCCTGTTTTTTATTATTTTGAGATTGGAAAAGCCATAAGGAATAATCCGGATTGATGAAAATATCATTCCTTGACAGCGTGTTAAGCTTGTTATATTCCTAATATATAAAAGGGATATGTATCGATCTTATAAAATCAATACGATGTGGGTAAAATGCGTTCGGTTGATTGTAATTCCTTAAATATAAGGTATTTAAATGGGTTTTGGTCAATTCTTTTTTGAATTTTATAAAAAAAAGAAGGTGCCCATTAAGTGGGCACCTTCCATTCTCGTTAAGATATGATAAAGGACTATCCTTTAGCTTCTGAGTAACGTTTTGCTACTTCGTCCCAATTTACTACGTTGAAGATTTCTTCTAAGTAGGCTGGGCGTTTGTTTTGGAATTTCAAGTAGTAAGCATGCTCCCAAACGTCGATACCGAAGATTGGCGTTCCTTGTACTTCCGCTACGTCCATTAAAGGGTTATCTTGGTTTGGCGTAGATGTTACGGCCAATTTACCGTCTTTACCAACGATTAACCAAGACCATCCTGATCCGAAACGTGTCGCACCTGCTTCCTGCAATTTTTTCTTCAATTCATCGAATGAACCGAAAGTAGCATTGATATCATCAGCTAGTGCACCTGTAGGCTCACCACCTGCGTTCGGACCCAATACTGTCCAGAATAATCTGTGGTTCCAATCACCACCTGCATTGTTGCGTACCGCTGCAGGGTATTTGCTGATGTTTTTTACGATTTCATCCAAAGAAAGGTTTTCTGCATCCGTACCAGCGATCGCTTTGTTCAAGTTATCTACATAAGCTTTGTGGTGACGGTCATGGTGGATTTCCATGGTTTCTTTGTCAATATGAGGTTCTAATGCGTCAGTTGCGTAAGGCAACGCTTCTAGTTCAAATGCCATAATAATATGTTTTATTTTTATTAATTATCAATATACGAATATAACAAATAAAGGCCGTTTTTGTTTCGGTTACGGTCGCGATTGTGGATAACTTATCTTTTATTGCGGAAAAAAGACATCATCAGTGCTGCACACTCCGATTCCAGGACACCGCCGACGATCGTGGTCTTCGGGTGGATGATTTTATCGTGGATGCTGGAGTACCCTCTTTTTTCGTCCCGAGCGCCATAGACGATACGCGGGATTTGGGTCCAATAGCTGGCTCCAGCGCACATCACGCAGGGTTCGATGGTGACATAGAGGGTGCAATCCCGCAGGTATTTGCCACCCAGGAAATTGGCGGCTGCGGTAAAAGCCTGCATCTCGGCATGTGCCGTGACATCATTCAGCCGCTCCGTAAGGTTATAACCTTTGCCAATGATCTTGCCGTTGGATACAATAATAGCTCCAATAGGAATCTCGTCCTCCTCAAAGGCACGTTGGGCAAGTTTCAGCGCTTCCCGCATGTATTGTTCGTCCAGGTTAGCACCGGATAGGGGATGGTTATCTTCGAAATTATATACTTTCATTATTTCAGTTTCGCACCATTGGGTACGGCTTTGTCCACGCTCGTCAGGATAATGTCGCCGTTTTCATCGGCAAATCCTGTCACCAAGCATTCGGACATAAAATTAGCAATCTGTTTTTTGGGGAAATTGACGACGGCGACCACCTGCTTGCCGATCAGCTCCGCTTTGCTGTAATGGGCGGTGATCTGGGCCGATGATTTCAGGATTCCTATTTCTTCACCAAAGTCGATACGCAGTTGGTACGCTGGGTTCTTCGCTTTGGGAAAATCCTCGGCTGCCAAGATGGTGCCCACCCGGAGGTCAACAGCTTCAAATTCAGCCCACGAAAGCAACTTCTCCATCCTTACAATCTGTTGGAATCCAAGTCTGCAAGTTCCTTGGATAGCGTGAATACGACATAGTCAATGTTACGGTTCAGGCGTTTGGCCAAACGCTGCAAAAGGACATCCTCTTGACCTGCTGAAAACTGCAAATCTTCTTCGGAAAGGCTGTTATATTTCCGTTTCAACTTCAGTTTTAGGATAGGCCAATCTTGGTCTTGGATCTTAAAATTATACATATTGCTTACGCTTATTCGGTAAAAACTTCTATTTTAGTGTTTGGAAACAGTAAATATATAAATTTTTGACATGAAAAAAATCTTACTTGGATTAGCTGCCTTATTTTTATGCATTCAGGCATCACAAGCACAATTGTTGCCGAGTTTAAAGCTTGGTGTAAAAGGTGCATTGAACTTTTCTAGCTTACGCGCAGATGGAAAATGGTTAAATTCTGATACAAAAACAGGCTTCCAAGCAGGTATTTGGGGTCGTGTAGGGGCGGCAGGCTTCCACGTGCAACCGGAGTTGTACTACACGCAGAAGAAAGCCGGTTATGAATCGGACGAGGGGAATGGCGAAGCGACCTTCAAAAGTTTAGATTTACCTATTCTTTTGGGTACCAAGATCGGCATCGGCCCAGTAGGGTTCCGTATCCAGGCAGGACCTGTATTTTCCTTTGCACAGGATGGAAAGGTAACTTTCGGATCGGCATTGGATAAAGAAAGCTATAAGAAATCATCCACAGGGCTTATCGGCGGTATTGGCGCTGATATCAGCAAGTTCACGGTAGACCTTCGTTATGAGCACGGCTTGAATAAATTGAGCACGGAAGGTGGCGATAGAGGAAGCCAACGAATTTCCATGTGGTCCATCGGTGTTGGCTACGCATTCTTGTAGGCAATAATATCCGTTAAACTAATTTTAGGCCTGATTTGATAAAAATCAGGCCTACTTTGTTTTAAATAATTAGAACCATTCTAAATTAGTCCTTTTTTGTATATAAATCTCATTTTTGTGTCACCAAATAGATAGATTTGCGTACTTAATTTAAATTCATAGTAATAATGAGTAAATCAAAGCCAGTATTAACATCTTCACTAGGGAAGAAACTAATCATGAGCTTGACAGGATTGTTCTTATGTACATTCTTAATCGTTCACTTGATTGGTAACTTACAACTATTCAAAGATGATGCGGGGTATGCGTTCAACAATTACGCTTATTTCATGACCCACTTCACCCCAATCAAAGTAGTTTCCTACTTACTTTACGCTTCCATTATCATTCACGCGGTTTACGCTTTAATCTTAACCCTTAAGAATAAGGCTGCACGTCCTATCGGATACAACCAATATGATGGTAAATCCAACAGTGCATGGAATTCCCGCAACATGGGGATTTTAGGTACGGTCCTGTTAATCTTCATTGTTACGCACATGCAGAATTTCTGGTACCAATACAAATTTGGTACTACGCCATATGTGGAGTACCGCACGGAGATCGCAACAGGTAATCAGGAGATCACCCAGTTGGATGATGTGCCTGCGGACTATATTGGTTATTTGCGGACAGAAGATTCAGGTGTTGAGCTTGTGAAGTCTAAGGACTTATACAAACAAGTTGCTGTAACTTTCCAGAATCCGTTCTTGGTAGGTCTTTACGTACTGGGGATGGCTGCGCTATCGTTCCACTTGATCCATGGTTTCAAGTCGGCGTTCCAGACGGTAGGTTTCAACCACAGACGTTACAATGGAATTATCCAAGCGATCGGTGTTTGGGTATTCGGTATCATCGTTCCGATCCTATTCGCTGCGATGCCGTTGTATTTTTATTTTGTTAAATAGGTTATTTACAGATTTCGCGGAAGCGCGATCTTCTAAATAAAGAAAGAATATGTTAGATTCAAAAGTTCCTGCAGGCCCACTGGCCGAAAAATGGGCGAAACATAAATTTGAAATGAAGCTGGTTAACCCAGCCAACAAGCGTAAGTTTACCATTATCGTTGTTGGTACAGGATTGGCTGGAGCTTCAGCTGCTGCAGCATTGGCAGAGTTGGGTTACAATGTAAAGACCTTCTGCTACCAGGATTCTCCAAGACGTGCACACTCTATTGCGGCACAAGGGGGTATCAATGCGGCGAAAGATTACCAGAATGACGGTGACTCTGTATTCCGTCTATTCTACGATACGATCAAAGGTGGTGACTACCGTGCGCGTGAGGCAAACGTATACCGTTTAGCTGAAGTCTCGGTAAACATCATTGACCAATGTGTGGCGCAAGGTGTTCCTTTCGCTCGCGAATACGGCGGTCTGTTGGATAACCGTTCATTCGGTGGTGCACAGGTATCCCGTACGTTCTATGCACGTGGTCAAACGGGACAGCAATTGCTATTGGGTGCATACTCTGCCCTAAACCGTCAGATCGAAAAAGGAAAAGTACAATCCTATACCCGTCACGAGATGTTGGATTTGGTGAAGATCGATGGTGAAGCACGTGGTATCATTACCCGCGACTTGGTTACCGGTAAGATCGAATCCCACGAAGGTCACGCGGTATTGTTGTGTACTGGTGGATACGGAAACGTGTTTTTCTTGTCTACAAATGCAATGGGCTGTAACGTAACGGCAGCTTGGAGAGCGCACAAACGCGGTGCTTTCTTTGCGAACCCTTGTTATACGCAGATCCACCCGACTTGTATCCCGGTAACAGGTGATCACCAGTCGAAATTGACCTTGATGTCCGAGTCGTTGCGTAACGACGGACGTGTATGGGTTCCGAAATCGGTTGAAATGGCTGAGAAACTTCGTAAAGGAGAAATCAAGCCTAAAGATATCAAAGAGGATGATCGCGATTACTTCTTGGAGCGTAAATACCCTTCATTCGGTAACTTGGTTCCTCGTGACGTGGCTTCACGTAACGCAAAGGAAATGGTTGACGAAGGCCGCGGTGTTGGTAAATCCGGAGTTGCGGTATTCTTGGACTTCGCTGAAGCGATCCAACGTTTGGGCAAGGATGTTGTCGAAGCGAAATATGGTAACTTGTTCGATATGTACTATCAGATTACGGATGAGAACCCATATGAGCAACCAATGCGTATCTATCCTGCGGTTCACTATACTATGGGTGGTGTATGGGTTGACTACAACTTGATGACCACGGTACCAGGTTTATACTGTTTAGGTGAGGCGAACTTCTCCGATCACGGTGCGAACCGTCTTGGTGCGTCAGCTTTGATGCAAGGTCTTTCCGACGGATACTTTGTTATTCCTTACACTGTAGGTGACTACTTAGCGAAAATCGGAAACTTTAAACCAGTTGATAAGAACAATCCGGCGTTTGAGCAAACTCGTCAAGAGGTTGAAGCACGCGTGAACAAATTGTTGTCCCTAAAAGGTAGCAAGACTGTTGATGATATCCATAAGAAATTAGGACACATCATGTGGGAATACTGTGGTATGGCGCGTACAGCAGAAGGTTTGACGAAAGCGAAAGGCTTAATCCAGGAGTTGCGCAAGGAATTCTGGTCCGACGTATGTGTGTTGGGTGAGAATGAAGAGCTGAATATGTCCTTGGAAAAAGCAGGTCGTGTTGCTGACTTCTTGGAGTTGGGCGAGCTGATGGTTGTTGATGCCTTGGAGCGTAATGAATCCTGTGGTGGTCACTTCCGTTTGGAATCGCAAACTGAAGAAGGCGAGGCAAAACGTGATGACGAGCACTACGCTTATGTTGCAGCTTGGGAATATAAAGGCGATGACCAACCTGAAGTCTTGCACAAAGAGGAGTTGGTATTCGAAAACGTGAAGTTAACACAAAGAAGTTATAAATAAGCAATAGGCTGCAAAGCCTATTGTTACTCAATAGTATTATTATGAGTGGACATTTGAATTTAACGCTAAAGGTTTGGCGTCAAAAAAATACAAACGACAAGGGTCAATTCGTAACTCTTCAAGCGAAAGATATCGCCGATGATATGTCCTTTTTGGAAATGTTGGACGTGGTAAATGAGGACCTTACACGTAAGGGCGAAGATCCAATCTATTTTGACCATGACTGTCGCGAAGGTATCTGTGGTATGTGTTCGTTGGTAATCAATGGACGTCCGCATGGTCCTAAATACGGCATTACAACATGTCAATTGCACATGCGTTCTTTCCACGATGGACAAACAATCGTGATCGAACCTTGGCGCGCTGCAGCTTTTCCGGTATTGAAGGATTTGGCTGTGGACAGAACATCTTTCGATCGTATCCAGCAAGCTGGTGGTTATGTGAATATCAATACCGGTGGTGCACAGGATGCCAACAACATCTTGATCCCTAAACGTGTTGCTGATGAGGCTTTCGAGTCGGCTACCTGTATCGGTTGTGGTGCTTGTGTTGCCGCATGTAAGAATGCTTCTGCGATGTTGTTCGTATCGGCGAAGATCTCTCAGTTCGCTTTATTGCCACAAGGGCAAACAGA is a genomic window containing:
- a CDS encoding succinate dehydrogenase cytochrome b subunit; translated protein: MSKSKPVLTSSLGKKLIMSLTGLFLCTFLIVHLIGNLQLFKDDAGYAFNNYAYFMTHFTPIKVVSYLLYASIIIHAVYALILTLKNKAARPIGYNQYDGKSNSAWNSRNMGILGTVLLIFIVTHMQNFWYQYKFGTTPYVEYRTEIATGNQEITQLDDVPADYIGYLRTEDSGVELVKSKDLYKQVAVTFQNPFLVGLYVLGMAALSFHLIHGFKSAFQTVGFNHRRYNGIIQAIGVWVFGIIVPILFAAMPLYFYFVK
- a CDS encoding fumarate reductase/succinate dehydrogenase flavoprotein subunit; amino-acid sequence: MLDSKVPAGPLAEKWAKHKFEMKLVNPANKRKFTIIVVGTGLAGASAAAALAELGYNVKTFCYQDSPRRAHSIAAQGGINAAKDYQNDGDSVFRLFYDTIKGGDYRAREANVYRLAEVSVNIIDQCVAQGVPFAREYGGLLDNRSFGGAQVSRTFYARGQTGQQLLLGAYSALNRQIEKGKVQSYTRHEMLDLVKIDGEARGIITRDLVTGKIESHEGHAVLLCTGGYGNVFFLSTNAMGCNVTAAWRAHKRGAFFANPCYTQIHPTCIPVTGDHQSKLTLMSESLRNDGRVWVPKSVEMAEKLRKGEIKPKDIKEDDRDYFLERKYPSFGNLVPRDVASRNAKEMVDEGRGVGKSGVAVFLDFAEAIQRLGKDVVEAKYGNLFDMYYQITDENPYEQPMRIYPAVHYTMGGVWVDYNLMTTVPGLYCLGEANFSDHGANRLGASALMQGLSDGYFVIPYTVGDYLAKIGNFKPVDKNNPAFEQTRQEVEARVNKLLSLKGSKTVDDIHKKLGHIMWEYCGMARTAEGLTKAKGLIQELRKEFWSDVCVLGENEELNMSLEKAGRVADFLELGELMVVDALERNESCGGHFRLESQTEEGEAKRDDEHYAYVAAWEYKGDDQPEVLHKEELVFENVKLTQRSYK
- a CDS encoding nucleoside deaminase; this translates as MKVYNFEDNHPLSGANLDEQYMREALKLAQRAFEEDEIPIGAIIVSNGKIIGKGYNLTERLNDVTAHAEMQAFTAAANFLGGKYLRDCTLYVTIEPCVMCAGASYWTQIPRIVYGARDEKRGYSSIHDKIIHPKTTIVGGVLESECAALMMSFFRNKR
- a CDS encoding tRNA-binding protein; translation: MEKLLSWAEFEAVDLRVGTILAAEDFPKAKNPAYQLRIDFGEEIGILKSSAQITAHYSKAELIGKQVVAVVNFPKKQIANFMSECLVTGFADENGDIILTSVDKAVPNGAKLK
- a CDS encoding succinate dehydrogenase/fumarate reductase iron-sulfur subunit, which gives rise to MSGHLNLTLKVWRQKNTNDKGQFVTLQAKDIADDMSFLEMLDVVNEDLTRKGEDPIYFDHDCREGICGMCSLVINGRPHGPKYGITTCQLHMRSFHDGQTIVIEPWRAAAFPVLKDLAVDRTSFDRIQQAGGYVNINTGGAQDANNILIPKRVADEAFESATCIGCGACVAACKNASAMLFVSAKISQFALLPQGQTERYERAQAMVDQMDAEGFGNCTNTGACEAECPKGIKLTNIARMNREYFTAKFFRQEDVHQH
- a CDS encoding porin family protein → MKKILLGLAALFLCIQASQAQLLPSLKLGVKGALNFSSLRADGKWLNSDTKTGFQAGIWGRVGAAGFHVQPELYYTQKKAGYESDEGNGEATFKSLDLPILLGTKIGIGPVGFRIQAGPVFSFAQDGKVTFGSALDKESYKKSSTGLIGGIGADISKFTVDLRYEHGLNKLSTEGGDRGSQRISMWSIGVGYAFL
- a CDS encoding superoxide dismutase — translated: MAFELEALPYATDALEPHIDKETMEIHHDRHHKAYVDNLNKAIAGTDAENLSLDEIVKNISKYPAAVRNNAGGDWNHRLFWTVLGPNAGGEPTGALADDINATFGSFDELKKKLQEAGATRFGSGWSWLIVGKDGKLAVTSTPNQDNPLMDVAEVQGTPIFGIDVWEHAYYLKFQNKRPAYLEEIFNVVNWDEVAKRYSEAKG